Proteins from one Hemibagrus wyckioides isolate EC202008001 linkage group LG16, SWU_Hwy_1.0, whole genome shotgun sequence genomic window:
- the zgc:56235 gene encoding voltage-dependent anion-selective channel protein 2-like, with amino-acid sequence MSVPPNYSDLGKAAKDIFSKGYGFGIVKLDLKTKSQNGVEFNTSGSTNIDTGKAGGSLETKYKLKELGLGLNQKWNTDNTLTTELSVEDQLAKGLKVALDTSFVPNTGKKSGKLKTGYKRDYINLSCDVDFEGPVVHSAAVLGYAGWLAGYQMAFDTAKSKLVQNNFALGYKAGDFQLHTNVNDGTEFGGSVYQKVNNQLETAVNLAWTAGSNNTRFGIAAKYQLDSDASLSAKVNNASLIGIGYTQTLRPGVKVTLSALIDGKNFSTGGHKVGMGFELEA; translated from the exons ATGTCTGTTCCTCCTAACTACTCTGACCTCGGAAAAGCGGCGAAGGATATCTTTAGCAAAGGCTATG GCTTTGGAATAGTAAAGCTGGACCTCAAGACCAAGTCTCAGAATGGAGTT GAATTCAACACATCTGGCTCTACTAATATTGACACTGGCAAGGCCGGTGGGAGTTTGGAGACCAAGTACAAGCTGAAGGAGCTGGGTCTGGGTCTCAATCAGAAATGGAACACGGACAACACTCTCACTACTGAGCTTTCTGTGGAGGACCAG CTGGCAAAGGGCTTGAAGGTGGCGCTTGACACATCCTTTGTTCCAAATACAGG CAAGAAGAGTGGCAAGCTGAAGACTGGCTACAAACGGGACTACATCAACCTGTCCTGCGATGTTGACTTTGAGGGCCCAGTTGTGCATTCTGCAGCTGTTTTGGGCTACGCAGGCTGGTTGGCTGGTTACCAAATGGCATTTGACACAGCTAAGTCCAAACTGGTGCAGAACAACTTTGCTCTTGGCTACAAGGCTGGCGATTTCCAGCTACACACCAATGT aaatGATGGAACTGAGTTTGGTGGCTCTGTCTACCAGAAGGTGAACAATCAGCTGGAGACTGCAGTCAATCTGGCCTGGACTGCTGGCAGCAACAACACGCGCTTTGGCATCGCTGCCAAGTACCAGCTGGACAGTGATGCTTCTTTGTCT GCCAAGGTGAACAATGCTAGTCTGATTGGAATTGGTTATACTCAGACTCTGCGACCAG GTGTGAAGGTGACACTCTCTGCACTCATCGATGGCAAGAATTTCAGCACTGGAGGACATAAAGTTGGAATGGGCTTTGAACTCGAAGCATAA
- the slc25a1b gene encoding tricarboxylate transport protein B, mitochondrial — MTKTMSGEPKFVSPFHRPHCLSAAAPAGKAKLTHPGKAILAGGIAGGIEICITFPTEYVKTQLQLDEKANPPRYRGIVDCVKQTVQGHGVKGLYRGLSSLLYGSIPKAAVRFGMFEFLSNQMRDESGKLDSTRGLIAGLGAGVAEAIVVVCPMETIKVKFIHDQTSANPRYRGFFHGVREIVRTQGLRGTYQGLTATVLKQGSNQAIRFFVMTSLRNWYKGDNPNKTINPLVTGLFGAIAGAASVFGNTPLDVIKTRMQGLEAHKYKSTVDCAVKIMKHEGPAAFYKGTVPRLGRVCLDVAIVFIIYEEVVKVLNIVWKTD; from the exons ATGACTAAAACCATGTCAGGAGAGCCGAAATTCGTCAGCCCCTTCCACAGACCCCACTGTCTGTCTGCAGCTGCGCCCGCTGGAAAAGCAAAACTAACTCACCCGGGAAAAGCCATTTTAGCAG GTGGAATTGCAGGAGGGATTGAAATCTGCATCACTTTCCCGACAGAGTATGTGAAGACCCAGCTGCAGTTAGACGAGAAGGCGAACCCACCACGCTACAGAGGGATcg TTGACTGCGTGAAGCAGACAGTGCAGGGTCATGGGGTAAAAGGTCTGTACAGGGGCCTCAGCTCGCTACTCTATGGCTCCATCCCCAAAGCTGCTGTGAG GTTTGGGATGTTCGAGTTCCTCAGTAACCAGATGAGGGACGAGTCTGGGAAACTGGACAGCACCCGAGGCCTGATCGCTGGCCTGGGAGCTGGTGTAGCCGAGGCCATAGTTGTGGTGTGTCCAATGGAGACAATaaag GTTAAATTTATTCATGACCAGACCTCAGCAAACCCTAGGTACCGGGGCTTTTTCCATGGCGTGAGGGAAATAGTCAGAACCCAAG GACTTAGAGGAACGTATCAGGGATTGACGGCGACAGTATTAAAGCAAGGATCCAACCAGGCCATTCGCTTCTTCGTTATGACCTCCTTGAGAAACTGGTACAAAG GTGACAACCCTAACAAAACCATTAACCCGTTGGTGACTGGACTTTTCGGAGCCATAGCCGGGGCTGCCAGCGTGTTTGGAAACACACCGCTTGACGTCATTAAGACTCGAATGCAG GGCCTGGAGGCGCACAAATATAAGAGCACTGTGGACTGTGCCGTGAAGATTATGAAACATGAAGGCCCAGCAGC GTTTTACAAAGGCACTGTTCCGAGACTGGGGCGAGTGTGCTTGGACGTGGCTATCGTGTTCATCATCTATGAAGAGGTGGTGAAGGTTCTGAACATAGTGTGGAAGACGGATTAA
- the tor4aa gene encoding torsin-4A, translated as MGDQNLTAMLSEDELEKTKENRPVTFSQFSSTVRAVVRIRQKYQAMKRRRMERAASLHSAHLMSHCNDQRSNSPKIFTFDVPDGNSPVNVSKKRRKKKARVLFPNSSRRVLPTKEQSRAKSCLVLLCVVVFLQVYNAIENLDDHVLKYDMEGLEKTLKREVFGQQEATDGLLDHLKDYLSTYVHSKPLVLSLLGPSGVGKSHIGRLLAQHFRSVVGEQLVMQYFVLHHCPTEGDVPLCTGTLTSQVSEIVTRAEEEEKIPLLVFDEMEHMPTELLDTVQSLIVKKDTNEYLNAIYILISNLEQEEITKFVLQNSTTNAVSGRGLLNKELNNLLHNHLKKHHLLWLEAELLPLTLLEKIHVMECFIDEMSREGFYPERSHVERLADELGYYSVGEREFSRTGCKQVVAKVNLL; from the coding sequence ATGGGGGACCAAAACCTTACTGCCATGCTTTCAGAGGATGAATTGGAGAAGACGAAGGAAAACAGGCCAGTCACGTTCTCTCAGTTCTCCTCAACTGTACGGGCCGTGGTGCGAATTCGCCAGAAGTACCAAGCAATGAAAAGGCGCCGAATGGAGCGGGCAGCGTCCCTGCACAGTGCTCACTTAATGTCACATTGCAACGATCAGCGCTCCAACAGCCCGAAGATCTTCACGTTTGATGTACCTGATGGTAACAGTCCTGTCAACGTAAgcaagaaaaggagaaagaaaaaggcaCGTGTCCTGTTCCCCAATAGCAGCCGCCGAGTCTTGCCCACCAAGGAGCAGAGCCGGGCCAAAAGCTGCCTGGTCTTGCTGTGCGTTGTGGTTTTCTTGCAGGTTTATAACGCTATTGAAAACTTAGATGATCATGTGCTCAAATACGACATGGAAGGACTCGAAAAAACCCTTAAAAGAGAGGTTTTTGGACAGCAGGAGGCAACTGATGGCCTCTTGGACCATTTAAAAGATTACTTGTCCACATACGTACACAGTAAACCATTAGTTTTGTCTCTTCTTGGGCCCAGTGGTGTAGGAAAGAGCCACATAGGAAGGCTGTTGGCTCAGCACTTCCGTTCTGTAGTGGGCGAGCAGCTGGTCATGCAGTACTTTGTGCTGCACCACTGTCCCACAGAAGGAGACGTCCCACTCTGTACCGGAACCCTGACCTCCCAAGTCTCAGAGATAGTCACTCGGGCcgaagaagaggagaagatcCCCCTGTTAGTTTTTGATGAGATGGAGCACATGCCTACCGAGCTGCTGGACACTGTGCAAAGTCTCATTGTAAAAAAAGACACCAACGAATATTTGAATGCCATCTACATCCTTATCAGCAACCTGGAGCAGGAGGAGATCACAAAGTTTGTGCTGCAGAACTCCACGACCAACGCTGTTTCGGGCCGAGGGCTCCTTAACAAGGAGTTGAATAATTTGCTGCATAATCATCTTAAAAAGCACCACTTGCTTTGGCTGGAGGCTGAGTTGCTGCCTCTCACGCTTCTGGAAAAAATCCATGTCATGGAATGTTTTATTGATGAGATGTCCCGAGAAGGATTTTACCCAGAACGCTCTCATGTAGAAAGACTGGCAGATGAGCTGGGTTACTATTCTGTGGGTGAACGAGAGTTTTCACGCACTGGATGTAAGCAGGTGGTGGCAAAAGTGAATCTTCTGTGA